Proteins from a genomic interval of Streptomyces sp. NBC_01445:
- a CDS encoding formylglycine-generating enzyme family protein, which produces MTAEDVTPKACCAARREGGGESQPVRLAPTARRASGKGMATLPGGTFRMGNEDDRANPGDGEGPVREVTVGAFRIDEHAVTNAQFATFVKDTGFVTAAEQFGWSYVFAGFLDPRLARATPAPAGTPWWRGVEGATWRAPEGPGSGIGDRSRHPVIHVSWDDASAYAAWAGKRLPTEAEWEYAARGGLDQARYPWGDELTPRGHWRCNIWQGEFPVVNTGEDGHTGTAPVDAYRPNAYGLHNTVGNVWEWVADRFTTDHPAAPLTDPRGPAEGDTRVMRGGSYMCHDSYCNRYRVAARTANTPDSSSGNCGFRCAADM; this is translated from the coding sequence ATGACTGCGGAAGACGTGACCCCGAAGGCCTGCTGCGCCGCGCGCCGTGAAGGCGGCGGCGAGTCGCAGCCCGTGCGCCTCGCCCCGACGGCCCGTCGCGCCTCGGGAAAGGGCATGGCGACCCTGCCCGGCGGCACGTTCCGCATGGGCAACGAGGACGACCGCGCCAACCCCGGCGACGGCGAGGGACCGGTCCGTGAGGTCACCGTCGGTGCCTTCCGGATCGACGAACACGCCGTCACCAACGCCCAGTTCGCCACCTTCGTCAAGGACACCGGCTTCGTCACCGCCGCCGAGCAGTTCGGCTGGTCGTACGTCTTCGCCGGGTTCCTCGACCCCCGCCTCGCCCGCGCGACGCCCGCCCCCGCCGGCACCCCCTGGTGGCGGGGCGTAGAGGGGGCGACCTGGCGCGCTCCGGAGGGCCCCGGGTCCGGGATCGGGGACCGGTCGCGGCACCCCGTGATCCACGTCAGCTGGGACGACGCGAGCGCCTACGCCGCCTGGGCCGGGAAGCGGCTGCCCACCGAGGCGGAGTGGGAGTACGCGGCCCGCGGCGGCCTCGACCAGGCCCGCTACCCGTGGGGCGACGAGCTGACCCCGCGCGGCCACTGGCGCTGCAACATCTGGCAGGGCGAGTTCCCCGTCGTGAACACGGGCGAGGACGGGCACACCGGCACGGCCCCCGTCGACGCTTACCGGCCCAACGCGTACGGCCTCCACAACACCGTCGGCAACGTGTGGGAGTGGGTCGCCGACCGCTTCACCACCGACCACCCGGCGGCCCCGCTCACTGATCCGCGAGGCCCCGCCGAGGGCGACACCCGCGTGATGCGCGGCGGCTCCTACATGTGCCACGACTCGTACTGCAATCGCTACCGCGTGGCCGCGCGCACCGCCAACACACCGGACTCCAGCAGCGGGAACTGCGGATTCCGGTGCGCGGCGGACATGTAG